From Mytilus edulis chromosome 8, xbMytEdul2.2, whole genome shotgun sequence, one genomic window encodes:
- the LOC139486462 gene encoding uncharacterized protein yields the protein MTSDFNTWKKKVLQHFLKKCNQPTFGNKPELIERAKGAKDLGLDINNNAPRDDIKSPLLTPLGEHLPSPTELKEGWSTNCDQFPDFTHKELYNFLVLSRHRSYDASELGDRRQLKTKVFYQEGHISNINCHQISEKCSHCIIKCHCLPSIPTKDKKKKPAYQTWVYLSKVTGRVHNAECNCVAGAGESCSHIAALLYGIADITQQKYSGKIAPTSKACEWIKPRNRNLSPKKTQEMVFNKFKSPDRKVSLYSVNASFSKDLSTPAILSFKERLMNVNPDAGWLMNFPQISDSCENNTSVSTLPKLHNINFSYMDTVDITSIECVQHFLSYFDSLKITKDDCSKIEVATREQHKNSLWKQVRRGRLTASKFGNIVRRKVDTEPDNLIKYLLDYTPSFKNAAISWGKDHEQIAIDSYLIRVRESHPPLTATKNGVIINENLPHLGATPDGLVYCPHCNPYHGVIEVKCPYALRDTHPLEAARQSNFCCELDNFGRLRLKRSHSYYYQVQGQLAITKRAWCHFVVWTNKGMEFERICYYKELWENIMLPKLNAFFCSAIVPELFTSRVKRRLKLYN from the exons ATGACAAGTGACTTCAATACTTGGAAAAAGAAAGTGTTACAGCATTTTCTGAAGAAGTGTAACCAACCAACTTTCGGAAATAAGCCTGAATTAATAGAGCGGGCAAAAGGGGCTAAAGATCTGGGCCTAGACATAAACAATAATGCACCCCGAGATGATATAAAGTCGCCTCTTCTCACGCCATTAGGTGAACATTTACCCAGTCCAACAGAATTAAAGGAGGGTTGGTCAACTAATTGTGACCAATTTCCGGACTTTACACACAAAGAACTATATAACTTTTTAGTTTTAAGTAGACATAGATCTTACGATGCCAGTGAATTGGGAGATAGACGTCAACTGAAGACAAAGGTTTTTTACCAAGAAGGACACATTTCTAACATTAATTGCCATCAAATATCTGAAAAGTGCTCCCACTGTATCATCAAGTGCCACTGTCTCCCATCTATACCAACAAAGGATAAGAAAAAGAAGCCAGCATACCAGACTTGGGTGTATTTGTCGAAGGTTACTGGGAGAGTTCATAATGCTGAGTGCAACTGTGTAGCAGG GGCTGGAGAATCCTGTAGTCACATAGCAGCTCTTCTATATGGCATAGCAGACATAACACAACAAAAATATTCTGGCAAGATTGCACCAACCTCAAAGGCTTGTGAATGGATAAAGCCACGCAACAGAAACCTGTCTCCAAAAAAAACTCAAGAAATGGTATTCAATAAATTTAAGTCTCCCGATAGAAAAGTTTCCCTTTACAGTGTAAATGCATCGTTCTCGAAAGATCTGTCAACTCCAGCAATTCTGAGCTTTAAGGAAAGACTTATGAATGTAAACCCTGATGCTGGCTGGTTAATGAACTTTCCACAAATATCAGATTCATGTGAGAATAATACAAGTGTATCAACATTGCCAAAACTTCATAACATTAACTTTTCATACATGGATACAGTTGATATTACTAGTATTGAGTgtgttcaacattttttatccTATTTTGATAGTTTGAAAATAACAAAGGATGATTGTAGTAAAATTGAAGTAGCTACAAGAGAGCAACACAAAAACTCTCTATGGAAACAGGTACGCAGAGGGCGTCTAACGGCGTCAAAGTTTGGGAATATTGTCAGGAGAAAGGTTGACACTGAACCTGACAACCTCATAAAGTATCTTTTAGATTACACACCAAGTTTCAAAAATGCAGCAATCAGCTGGGGCAAAGATCATGAGCAAATAGCTATTGATAGCTACCTCATTCGTGTAAGGGAGAGTCATCCACCACTCACAGCTACAAAAAATGGTGTCATTATAAATGAGAATTTGCCACATTTGGGTGCTACTCCTGATGGATTAGTCTATTGTCCACATTGTAATCCATATCATGGTGTGATTGAGGTTAAATGTCCTTATGCCCTAAGAGACACGCATCCGTTGGAAGCGGCAAGGCAGAGCAATTTTTGTTGTGAACTGGATAATTTTGGGCGTTTAAGACTTAAACGTAGTCATTCTTATTATTATCAAGTTCAGGGACAATTAGCTATAACTAAACGTGCATGGTGTCACTTTGTTGTTTGGACCAATAAAGGAATGGAGTTTGAAAGAATATGCTATTACAAAGAACTTTGGGAAAACATCATGTTACctaagttaaatgcatttttctGTAGTGCCATTGTACCAGAACTATTTACAAGCCGTGTAAAACGAAGGCTGAAATTGTACAATTAA